A window of Hyperolius riggenbachi isolate aHypRig1 chromosome 1, aHypRig1.pri, whole genome shotgun sequence contains these coding sequences:
- the LOC137518067 gene encoding olfactory receptor 13G1-like: MNQTSSTSMQFLLLGLSHYPNLQPLFFIIFLLIYIMAFAGNILITVVISTDSRLHTPMYYFLINLSILDICCTTAAIPKMLQILVIDKKSISYSGCISQLYLFTAALSTELVLLTVMAYDRYVAICFPLRYKTIMSRTACVCLAGAAWIIGSVNSMTHTCLILKLSFQEENIIDHFFCEIPPVLKLANSDTYINDVVIVASDVLLGMICFMLTVISYTYIISTIMKIRSAAKKKKAFSTCASHLTVVTLFYGGVIYTYVRPAFSNQLEADKVVSALYAIASPVLNPIIYSLRNKEVINAINKTFSKKTVFQK, encoded by the coding sequence ATGAATCAAACTTCATCTACCAGTATGCAATTCCTTCTGTTAGGACTTTCGCACTACCCAAATCTCCAACCTCTTTTCTTTATCATATTTTTACTGATTTACATTATGGCATTTGCTGGGAATATTCTAATAACTGTGGTAATAAGTACAGATTCTCGCCTTCACACGCCAATGTACTACTTCCTCATTAACCTTTCCATACTGGACATTTGCTGTACGACTGCTGCTATTCCCAAGATGCTCCAGATACTTGTGATAGACAAGAAGTCGATCTCTTACTCTGGCTGCATTTCTCAGTTATACCTATTTACAGCTGCTCTGAGCACCGAACTGGTTCTTCTAACAGTGATGGCATATGACAGATATGTGGCGATCTGTTTCCCCTTACGTTACAAAACAATTATGAGCAGGACAGCATGTGTATGTTTGGCTGGAGCTGCTTGGATCATTGGCTCAGTAAACTCAATGACACATACTTGCCTTATATTGAAACTTAGCTTTCAGGAAGAAAATATCATTGACCATTTTTTCTGTGAGATTCCCCCAGTGCTAAAACTAGCCAATTCTGACACATACATTAATGATGTTGTTATTGTGGCATCAGATGTTTTGTTGGGAATGATATGTTTCATGCTGACTGTTATCTCCTATACATACATCATTTCCACTATTATgaaaatccgctcagctgccaagAAAAAGAAGGCTTTCTCTACCTGTGCATCTCATCTCACTGTAGTAACACTCTTTTATGGTGGGGTCATCTACACCTATGTAAGGCCTGCCTTCAGCAACCAGTTAGAAGCCGATAAAGTTGTATCAGCTCTATATGCCATTGCATCTCCAGTATTGAATCCCATAATATACAGCCTGAGAAATAAAGAAGTGATCAACgccataaataaaacattttctaaaaaGACAGTTTTCCAAAAATGA